The sequence aaaaaaaaaaaagttgaaggacggttcaaatgaaaattttgattggtggaccaaaatgatactggagCAATAGTTGGGGGACTATTAAAATCAATAACCCTTTTAGAGGAGGATACTCACCTAAAAATACGGTTTTGTCCTTCGATTGTACGGAATAATACACAGATTTTGACGGATGGACCATCttggtacaaaataaaaagtttaaggacatttgaattgaaaatttagttGGTGAACCAAAATGATAATGGAGCAATAGTTGGGGGACCATTTAGGTCATTAACCCTAAAGGTTATCTTTTTTGTAAGTTAATTAAAAGGTCTTAATTTTAGTCCAGTTTAATATTTATAGCAAGTAATAGTAACGTAAAACGACGTCGCTACCATGAGTGCcgtaaagaaagaaattttttttttttttgggggttaaTTTTTGGTCCATCTTCGTTCTCAACGGCAAAAATCGTATCTTCTTCCCTCTCTGTGTGTTAGTTAACTGATACAAAAGCTTCATCtgtgatctctctctctcccctccacACCCCGCCGCCCCCCCCCCCTCCCAGCGGAATTTTGCTACGATGCACTCACTGTCGTCACAAGTAGCTCGCCCTCTCTGCTCTCCCTCCTCACACTCTCGCTACTTCcgcttcctctctctctcgctcccCATTTTCCACAGTTCCAAATCCcaccccaaaattttcactatttCCCCGAAAGCCCCGCTCTTGACAGTCCGAAATTGCACCTCAATCTCTGCCAAGCCCTCTTCGGAGCTCCGAAACAAGCGTTCCAATTCCGACTCCGACGAGAAGCTCCGTGCCCTCCGCGAGCTCTTCTCGAAGCCCACTGTTGGCATCGACGCCTATATCATTCCCTCTCAGGATGCTCACCAGGTTAAATTTCCAGTTTTTTGAAATGTTGTATTGTTCTTTACGTTTCGTTTGAGGTTCTAGTGGTCTGTGAGGGTTTGCTGGCTGTAGGATTTAATTGTGTTTTGTTGGTTTGAACTATTCTACTGAGGATTATGAGCTTTTATTCGAATTttgcttccctttttttttttgggttgagatTGTGCGTGGGTTGTAGAAAACAACTGGGTTTTGCTTATTTTGAGAGTTGTCGGTTTTTGTCTatcctttattttctttcctttgtgaaaatttgatcATTTCCACGTGTTTATGATTCAGCATGGTGATGGTGTGTCGGTTGTAAGATACACTTGAATTTGTCTAGTTTGAGATACTGTCTTGAAAGTAACGAGCTTtgcttttagttttatttatttttaatcataaTTTTAGTTCGTGGTATGCGATAGTGCGCTGAACAATTCATCTGGTTTTACTGTTTGAAGCATTTAGATTGTAAAACTAAGAGTTCGTTGaagtttttagttttgtttattAGTTTTGAAGTTATGAGTAAATGGAAAGAAAATGCTGAAATTCTTTTCATTATTAGGTTTATCTAAACAGCTTTGACATTATTCCTTTTTCGTTTCACTTCTTTATGTATCACAAGGACCAAACAGTCTTAACTATTAGGTTCTATGTTTATTTTGCATATAGCTCAGGTGTTGTAGCGTTTCTGCATTGGATTCTAGTAATCCATGTTGCCTGTAGTAAATTGTAAGTGCCCTTTTCATTTTGGCTTCAGAGTGAGTTCATTGCTGAATGTTATATGAGGAGGGCATATATATCGGGGTTCACTGGAAGTGCTGGCACTGCAGTCGTCACAAAGGATAAAGCAGCTCTTTGGACTGATGGGCGCTATTTTCTTCAGGTATGTAAAGATACAAAATCACCTTCACTTTCACTTTTAGATCGTCTCATGTGTGTTATTTCTTTACTATATGCACATCATagtctcttttcttttgaattttatattttgtagtGCTATCATATTGGAAGAATGGTTTCTGATTTTGTATCATCTGGCTTGAGGTGCAGTTCCTGATAACATTTACTCTTTCCTATTGTTAGGCTGAAAAGCAGCTAAGCTCTAGTTGGATTCTCATGAGGGCTGGTAGTCTTGGAGTTCCTACAACTATTGAATGGTTGAATGATGTTTTGGCTCCTGGTGGGAGAGTTGGCATTGATCCTGTGAGCAATTCTTAGCCTCTTAAAATTGGCCTTCACATTTCTTTATAATAAGTTTCTAAGTCAAATAGCACTTGACTTCTTGAATTGCTTACTTTTGAAATGTGGATTTTAACCAGCTCTCAGAAAATAAAGTTTCAACCATTTCAAATAATAGATCAAGTTtcatctttccttttttaatcaatacactttttggtattttgataATTGAACTTATTAAGCTTGATCATGTTTTCGTTGCGCTCCCCCTCATTAAAATTTgtgtctttaattttttatcatTCTTTGTGCTTGCTTTGTTTGTGATGCCACCTCCTTTGTATTGTGAAGGGagcagtttttgttttcttccgATGCTGCAGAGGAGTTAAAGCAGGGCATTGCTAAGAAGAATCACGAGTTAGTGTTCCTGTATGATAAAAATCTTGTGGACGAAGTATGGAACAAATCAAGACCAAAGCCTCCAAACAAACCTATTAGAGTACATGACCTAAAGTATGCTGGTGTAGATGTCGCATCCAAGTTGTTGTTTCTGAGGTCCGAACTTGCTGATTCGGGTTCGTCTGCAATGGTTATATCTATGCTTGATGAAATTGCCTGGCTGTTGAACTTGGTAATACCTCTGAACCTATctgtgggttttttttttctggcaAAGGTGCATGTTAACCCCGGTTATCAGCTAGTCTCAGAATTCTTGATTCTTTAACCAAATATAAAATTGTAATTCAAAGTTATTCATAAATTTTCATGCTTTTGTGTTCCATTTATTAATCCAAATGATGtgctaaattttgttttgcagaGAGGCAGTGATGTTCCACATTCACCTGTTATGTATGCATATTTGATTGTGGAGACTGATAAAGCGAAGTTATTTATAGATACTTATAAAGTGAGCACAGAGGTGATGGATCACTTGAAGAATgcaggaattgaattgaggccATATGATTCCATTCTTTCTGAAGTCGAAGGGTAAGGTTGTGAGctaaaacctttttttttatagggaATATTTTTCACAATGATGTGATTTTCTGCAAATGATTTCATGAACAACTTTAATAGGGGCCCTGGCAAAGTTGTCAGGTAATGACACAGATGCGAGGTCTCTTGGCTGTAATGGTCAGGCAAATTATGATGgctttctcattttcattattttactGTCTTAGatgttcatattttttaaacGGAGCTAAACTCATTTTGTAACACCAAACTATTAAaacctatttttcattttcagtcTGGCAGCACAAGGGGCTAATGTTTGGTTGGATATATCTTCTGTTAATGCTGCTATTGTCAAAACCTTTAACTCTGCTTGTGAAAGATATTATCAGAGCCTtgaaagtaaaacaaaaagtaagaCTAAGATGTATGACGACTCAAATGGTTGGTCTGGAGGACCCACTGGAATTTACAGAGTGTCCCCTATTTCTTTAGCAAAGGCAGTGAAAAATGATTCTGAGTTAGAAGGCATGCGGAGTTGTCATTTAAGGTAATTATTTCCACCCTCCAACTTGATTATGTGCATAATCATATGTGCGCGCTTTCCGTATCATTGTTTGGTTGACTTCTTTGTTGATAATACTGAAGCTTAGTTGTTAGCATCATCAGACAACTGATCAGTAGAATGCCTTAAAAATTTAAGCTCTCATTTGGGTTATGTATATGAATTTTGTGTAAGAAAAGACATCCTAAGTTATAGCTAAACATGTATAAATTTAGTGGATTAGATATTACATTCTCTAGTTACGTGTCCATGATTTTTTCCTGTGCTGTTGAGCCTGAGGGTGTAGATGGGGTCAAATTTAACAACCATTGGAGTCTTTATGTGagaacaatatttttaatcacTCTATGAAGAATATTTTGAAAGGGATTGGTAGCAAGATAGTCTCCATATATGCATGTGGCTTTTCTTTCCCGATAAACTATATAAGAAATTCTGTTATAGGGAGAATTTCTATCTGTACTTTCATTACAGAGACATATGTGGTTTAAAAGTTAAGGATATGGGTCAAGGTGATAATGTCTGTGCAGGGATGCTGCTGCTCTAGTGcagttttgggtttggatgGAAGAGCAAATTAAAAAGAATGTGAAATTAACTGAGGTAGAGGTTGCAGACAAACTTCTTGAATTTCGTTCGGCGCAGCCTGGTTTCCTAGACACAAGCTTTGACACCATAAGTGGTACATGTCAAACCTTTATTgttttttaccttttttttttacagttatttgagatttttacttttatttccGTAGATAAGCATGTTCTTATCCCTAAGTTAAAGCTTATTACATagatgttttcttttttgcttcttctctttattgtccttttcttattttttgagtCAATAGTTCCTTTGTCGATTTCTTAAACTTCTCTACTCACAATTTGAATGTTTTTCCAGGTTCTGGTGCAAACGGTGCTATCATACACTACAGAGCAGAACCAGATAGTTGTAGTGTTGTGGATGACAAGAAACTCTTCCTATTGGATAGTGGTGGTCAATACGTTGATGGAACAACTGATATAACGAGGACCGTACATTTTGGCGAACCTCCCTCGCGACAAAAAGAATGCTTTACTCGAGTTTTACAGGTACTAAGTACATTCCTTTGGTTTTCTGGgtaataaatttttatgaaatttatttacttGAAGGCTGCATAAATTGGGTAAAGATATCTGAAGAGGGCAGGGCCAAAGGTCTCAATACTTTCTAAAGATcgggtttttttcttctggggATATCAGGCAATTATGCAATGGTGTACTTATTTGCGTAGTTGATGTACTTTTAATTAACCGAAACTTATTTGCATAACTAAAGTAGAGTATAATAGTATTTATTGTACTACAGATCCTCAACCAAAACACACATAATTAATGCCCTTTGATATTCTACTGACTGaccaattttgtatttgaGATCCCTGGTTGTGTTTGACTTTTCTGATAGAGTTTGCAATGCAGGGTCATATAGCTCTTGATCAAGCAGTATTCCCTGAAAACACACCTGGTTTTGTCTTGGATGCGTTTGCTCGTTCTTCCCTTTGGAAGATAGGACTGGATTACCGGCATGGTATTTTCCTTGAATTTCTATCAACTCATCATGAACTTTAAGTCTTTGCTGAATTGATGATGAGCTCAGtgaatttgtattttgttctCTAATGTGGTAGGAACTGGGCATGGTGTGGGAGCTGCATTAAATGTTCATGAAGGACCTCAAGGTATTAGCTTTCGATTTGGAAATATGACTCCCTTACAGAAAGGCATGATTGTTAGCAATGAACCTGGCTATTATGAAGACCATGCTTTTGGCATTCGGATTGAGGTACCTCCCGCCTCTCTATGCACTTAATTGTATCTCTATCTATAATGTTGATGCTAATTCTCTTTGTTGCTGTACCATATGACAAATTTTCTGCTCATGTCTTTTACTCTTGTTTCATAGTAATTCACATGTTCATTCTCATACAGAATCTCCTCGTTGTGAAAGAAGTTGACACGCCAAATCGTTTTGGAGGAATTGGATACCTGGGATTTGAAAAACTCACATTTGTCCCCATTCAGGTATGCATATGGTGACGTAGTACAATAATTTAACTGGTTATGGGTATGACCTTTTAAAGTGAGTGCAGAACCAATATGTTATTACAAGAATAGTTTTGGTTCGCCTCCGACTAAGAAAACCCAATTTGAAGTAGAGCAATCCCTTTATCACATTGGTTTTATGCATGACTTTGGTGCTGAGCTAGAATTGGCCCTAATGAGTTCATTTTAGTGATTTGTTCTTAAAAGAAGGCCTGCAttttatgatttctttttcatgtgtttttttttaccatGCAGGCTAAATTGATCGACTCATCTTTGCTTTCTGCTGCGGAGTTTGATTGGCTTAACGAGTATCATTCGCAAGTTTGGGAGAAGGTTGTTAGAGATCAAGAAATCACCCTATTTAcaatattttccattttagATATTATAACTAACCTTAAGGTCTCACAGGTGTCCCCGCTTGTGGATGGTTGTGCTCGTGAATGGCTTTGGAACAACACCAGACCACTTGTTAAGCTGTGATGTGATTCttatccatccatccatcgatcattctcttctctcatgTACCCCCTTTGTATACAAGCACACCAGTTTACCACAGTGATGAgacaattaaatatatatgtgtaaaCTTGTATCATGAATGTTAAATCCTAATAATTTTAAGTTTCGTGCCATATCAAATTTTGTCTTGGCAGCTCTCGGGTATCGCTTGCATCAAAGGCCTCCAGCACGGCGCGCAATCTTGACGACTAACGAAAAGAAAAGccgaaaagaaaataaaacattaataGGAGAAGTTGGTAGTTACCTTCTGTGTAACGAAGGCCATAGTAcagccatgcggctatactattttttaaaaaaggaaatattatagccgtgcggctatactatttttaaagtCGCACtgctttttatttgaaaaaaggaGGACCTGCATAGTGATTAGGTGCCACAAGTCAAAATTTGTATAGCCAcgaggctatactatttttaaagaaacattttaaaaaaaaaatgaggacTCACCTAGCGATTATgcgcccacgtgtcaaaatcAATATAACCGCGTGGCTATgctatttttttgaaataaatactatatataaatagtatcgCCGCTCGggtatactatttattaaaaaataaaattgaaaaccccAATACAgtcgcgcggctatactgttaaattttttttttaatgaacattaataaaatcacgtatagccgcgcggctagactatttatatatatagaaaaaaaaaaaagggacccGACTATTGATTAGgtgcccacgtgtcaaaataagTATACCCCCGTGACTATACTatttgaggggaaaaaaaCCATAGtgtagccggtcggctataccatttttaaagaaacataTGATAAAACCACGTATATCCTATAGTTCGTTTTTGGGTGTGGACTATactatttaacaaaaagacCCGCCTAGCCACTAGTTCCTAGGCGGGCGCCTAGACGGCCGATTTTTCGAACACTAAAATCTAGGTTTATTTTGCATACAGCTCGGGTGCTGTAGCATTTCTGCACTGGGTTCTAGTATTCCATGGAACGAATCAAGACCAAAGCTTCCAAACAAACCCATTAGAGTACATGACCTGAAGTAAGCTGGTGTAGATGTCGCAGCCAAGTTGTTGTCTCTGAGGTCTGAACCTGCTGATGCTGGTTCGTCTGCGATAGTTATATCCATGCTTGATGAAATTGCCTGGCTTTTGAACCTATATGTACAGttggtttttttgtgtgtggcaAAGATGCATGTTAACCCCGTTTATCGGCTGTTCTCATATATTCTTGATTCTTTAACCAAATACCTGAAGTAAGCTGGTGTAGATGTCGCAGCCAAGTTGTTGTCTCTGAGGTCTGAACCTGCTGATGCTGGTTCGTCTGCGATAGTTATATCCATGCTTGATGAAAT comes from Prunus dulcis chromosome 6, ALMONDv2, whole genome shotgun sequence and encodes:
- the LOC117632387 gene encoding aminopeptidase P2 codes for the protein MHSLSSQVARPLCSPSSHSRYFRFLSLSLPIFHSSKSHPKIFTISPKAPLLTVRNCTSISAKPSSELRNKRSNSDSDEKLRALRELFSKPTVGIDAYIIPSQDAHQSEFIAECYMRRAYISGFTGSAGTAVVTKDKAALWTDGRYFLQAEKQLSSSWILMRAGSLGVPTTIEWLNDVLAPGGRVGIDPFLFSSDAAEELKQGIAKKNHELVFLYDKNLVDEVWNKSRPKPPNKPIRVHDLKYAGVDVASKLLFLRSELADSGSSAMVISMLDEIAWLLNLRGSDVPHSPVMYAYLIVETDKAKLFIDTYKVSTEVMDHLKNAGIELRPYDSILSEVEGLAAQGANVWLDISSVNAAIVKTFNSACERYYQSLESKTKSKTKMYDDSNGWSGGPTGIYRVSPISLAKAVKNDSELEGMRSCHLRDAAALVQFWVWMEEQIKKNVKLTEVEVADKLLEFRSAQPGFLDTSFDTISGSGANGAIIHYRAEPDSCSVVDDKKLFLLDSGGQYVDGTTDITRTVHFGEPPSRQKECFTRVLQGHIALDQAVFPENTPGFVLDAFARSSLWKIGLDYRHGTGHGVGAALNVHEGPQGISFRFGNMTPLQKGMIVSNEPGYYEDHAFGIRIENLLVVKEVDTPNRFGGIGYLGFEKLTFVPIQAKLIDSSLLSAAEFDWLNEYHSQVWEKVSPLVDGCAREWLWNNTRPLVKL